The following proteins come from a genomic window of Microbacterium sp. JZ31:
- a CDS encoding carbohydrate ABC transporter permease, giving the protein MTADAALAADRTGDDSVRPATGGAPPHRGRRRLSGAQQPLGMLFSAPYVVFIVLVFAWPILFAVWMSFQDYFFAAPGADVERPFVGLDNYAAVIRDPDVWQAFRNVGVFLLINVPLTVVLSIVLATALDRVVHARTFFRVSYYVPYVTASVAVVAVWLFLFSSGGLVNNVLGPLAPDPSWLVNSALAMPTIALFVTWKGLGFYILLYLAALQNVPKELYESVAMDGGGRLRQFFSVTVPSVRPATLLVVLLATITGANLFTEPYLLTGGGGPNGASTSPVLLIYQRGIEQGNPDVAAAIGVILIVFVLIIAALQRRFVGGEDS; this is encoded by the coding sequence ATGACCGCGGATGCCGCGCTCGCCGCGGACCGGACGGGAGACGACTCCGTCCGGCCCGCGACGGGCGGCGCCCCGCCGCATCGCGGACGACGGCGGCTGTCCGGCGCGCAGCAGCCTCTGGGGATGCTGTTCTCGGCGCCGTACGTGGTCTTCATCGTGCTGGTGTTCGCGTGGCCGATCCTGTTCGCGGTGTGGATGTCGTTCCAGGACTATTTCTTCGCGGCGCCGGGTGCGGACGTGGAGCGTCCGTTCGTCGGCCTCGACAACTACGCCGCGGTGATCCGGGATCCCGATGTCTGGCAGGCGTTCCGCAACGTCGGGGTCTTCCTGCTCATCAACGTGCCGCTGACGGTGGTCCTGTCGATCGTGCTCGCGACGGCGCTGGATCGCGTGGTGCACGCGCGGACGTTCTTCCGCGTCAGCTACTACGTGCCCTACGTCACCGCGTCGGTCGCCGTCGTGGCGGTCTGGCTGTTCCTGTTCTCGAGCGGCGGTCTCGTCAACAACGTGCTGGGACCGCTCGCGCCGGATCCGTCGTGGCTCGTCAACAGCGCGCTCGCGATGCCGACGATCGCGCTGTTCGTGACGTGGAAGGGGCTCGGGTTCTACATCCTGCTGTATCTGGCGGCGCTGCAGAACGTGCCCAAGGAGCTGTACGAGTCGGTCGCGATGGACGGCGGCGGCCGCCTGCGGCAGTTCTTCTCCGTGACGGTGCCGAGCGTGCGGCCCGCGACGCTGCTCGTGGTGCTGCTGGCGACGATCACGGGCGCGAACCTCTTCACCGAGCCGTACCTGCTGACGGGCGGCGGCGGGCCGAACGGGGCGTCGACCTCGCCCGTGCTGCTGATCTACCAGCGCGGCATCGAGCAGGGGAACCCGGATGTCGCGGCAGCGATCGGCGTGATCCTGATCGTCTTCGTCCTGATCATCGCGGCGCTGCAGCGCCGGTTCGTGGGAGGTGAGGACTCGTGA
- a CDS encoding glycoside hydrolase family 130 protein, whose amino-acid sequence MAGIPYRLTRVGVLMTPDPDDPREAEGVLNPASGRGPDGELYLLPRLVADGNVSRVGLARVVVEDGAPVGVERIGMVLEPDRGWERGVGNAGVEDPRTTWIGALGLHVMTYVAYGPLGPRTALAVSQDLRSWHRLGPALFRYEDALDMDLNLFHNKDTVFFPEPVTAPDGTEALAVLHRPMWDLGETRPGQGVRVPAGVTDERQSIWISYVPLDAVRADIRNLALWEQHRFVAGPEFAFEEVKIGGGPPPLRVPEGWLVLHHGVTGVIDSAFSQQQKVNYAAGALLLDADDPSRVLARTPEPLLAPETDDERSGIVPNVVFPTAIEEIDGRLFVFYGMADSKIGVALLERTD is encoded by the coding sequence ATGGCTGGGATCCCGTATCGACTCACGAGGGTGGGCGTCCTGATGACGCCCGACCCCGACGATCCGCGCGAGGCGGAGGGCGTGCTCAACCCCGCGTCGGGCCGCGGTCCGGACGGCGAGCTGTACCTGCTGCCGCGCCTCGTGGCGGACGGCAACGTCTCGCGCGTGGGACTCGCGCGCGTGGTCGTGGAGGACGGCGCGCCGGTCGGCGTCGAGCGGATCGGCATGGTGCTGGAGCCGGATCGCGGCTGGGAGCGCGGCGTGGGGAACGCGGGCGTCGAGGATCCGCGCACGACGTGGATCGGCGCGCTCGGCCTGCACGTGATGACGTACGTGGCGTACGGGCCGCTCGGGCCGCGCACGGCGCTCGCGGTGTCGCAGGACCTGCGCTCGTGGCACCGGCTCGGTCCCGCGCTGTTCCGGTACGAGGACGCGCTGGACATGGACCTCAACCTGTTCCACAACAAGGACACGGTGTTCTTCCCCGAGCCGGTCACGGCGCCCGACGGCACGGAGGCGCTCGCGGTGCTGCACCGCCCGATGTGGGACCTCGGCGAGACCAGGCCGGGGCAGGGCGTGCGCGTGCCGGCGGGCGTCACGGACGAGCGCCAGTCGATCTGGATCAGCTACGTCCCGCTCGACGCCGTGAGGGCGGACATCCGCAACCTCGCGCTGTGGGAGCAGCACCGGTTCGTCGCGGGCCCCGAGTTCGCGTTCGAGGAGGTCAAGATCGGCGGCGGCCCGCCACCCCTGCGTGTGCCGGAGGGGTGGCTCGTGCTGCACCACGGCGTCACCGGCGTGATCGACAGCGCGTTCTCGCAGCAGCAGAAGGTGAACTACGCCGCCGGCGCGCTGCTGCTCGACGCCGACGACCCCTCGCGCGTGCTGGCGCGCACGCCCGAGCCTCTGCTCGCCCCCGAGACCGACGACGAGCGCAGCGGCATCGTGCCCAACGTCGTGTTCCCCACCGCGATCGAAGAGATCGACGGACGGCTGTTCGTGTTCTACGGCATGGCCGACTCCAAGATCGGCGTCGCTCTGCTCGAGCGCACCGACTGA
- a CDS encoding AlkA N-terminal domain-containing protein, whose translation MSMTFAERYRAISARDQRFDGQFVTAVRSTGIYCRPSCPARTPKEANVTFFPTSAAAHEAGYRACKRCLPEAAPGSPDWNLRGDVAGRAMRLIADGVVEREGVAGLAARLGYSSRHLTRLLASELGAGPLALARAHRAHTARLLLVGTDLPAADVAFSAGFASVRQFNDTVREVFGMTPTELRARRRGVPPAPTGIDLALPYREPFDPAGLFAWMGVRALAGVEEGDAHSFARTLRLPHGPAWFRLSHDGGRLRLEAKLESLADLSILVARARRLFDLDADPLAIDEALSRHPELAPHVRENPGIRLPGTADPHELLIRAMVGQQISVAAARTHLTRLTEALGERVTLAGEERILFPTMTAIAERGAEVLRGPAARIRAITAVAAALASGDLMLTTGDDGAAQRGALMAMPGIGAWTADYVRMRVIGDPDVVLTGDVALRAGAARAGIPSEPRELAAWAARTAPWRSYLSLHLWRLAASPAVATPAPSPKEAA comes from the coding sequence ATGAGCATGACTTTCGCCGAGCGGTATCGCGCGATCAGTGCGCGCGACCAGCGCTTCGACGGGCAGTTCGTGACGGCCGTGCGGTCGACGGGCATCTACTGCCGCCCGTCGTGCCCCGCGCGTACGCCCAAGGAGGCCAACGTCACGTTCTTCCCCACGAGCGCCGCGGCGCACGAGGCGGGGTATCGCGCCTGCAAACGGTGCCTGCCGGAGGCGGCTCCGGGATCGCCCGACTGGAACCTGCGCGGCGATGTCGCGGGCCGCGCCATGCGGCTCATCGCCGACGGCGTCGTCGAGCGCGAGGGCGTGGCGGGTCTCGCGGCGCGCCTCGGCTACTCGAGCCGGCATCTCACGCGGCTGCTGGCCTCCGAGCTCGGCGCCGGGCCGCTCGCCCTCGCCCGCGCGCACCGGGCGCACACCGCGCGGCTGCTGCTGGTCGGCACCGACCTGCCCGCCGCCGACGTCGCGTTCTCGGCCGGCTTCGCGAGCGTGCGGCAGTTCAACGACACCGTGCGGGAGGTGTTCGGCATGACGCCCACCGAGCTCCGCGCGCGGCGCCGGGGCGTCCCGCCCGCGCCGACCGGCATCGATCTCGCGCTGCCGTACCGCGAGCCGTTCGACCCCGCGGGGCTGTTCGCGTGGATGGGCGTGCGCGCGCTGGCGGGCGTCGAGGAGGGCGACGCGCACAGCTTCGCGCGCACGCTGCGCCTGCCGCACGGGCCGGCGTGGTTCCGGCTCTCGCACGACGGCGGTCGGCTGCGGCTCGAGGCGAAGCTCGAGAGCCTGGCGGACCTGTCGATCCTCGTCGCCCGCGCGCGGCGCCTGTTCGACCTCGACGCGGATCCGCTCGCGATCGACGAGGCGCTTTCGCGCCACCCCGAGCTCGCTCCGCACGTGCGGGAGAACCCCGGCATCCGCCTGCCGGGCACGGCCGATCCGCACGAGCTGCTCATCCGCGCCATGGTGGGCCAGCAGATCTCGGTGGCGGCGGCTCGCACGCACCTCACGCGCCTGACCGAGGCGCTCGGGGAGCGCGTCACGCTCGCGGGGGAGGAGCGCATCCTGTTCCCGACGATGACGGCTATCGCCGAGCGCGGCGCCGAGGTGCTGCGCGGGCCGGCGGCGCGGATCCGCGCGATCACGGCGGTCGCCGCCGCGCTCGCGTCGGGCGATCTGATGCTCACGACCGGTGACGACGGGGCCGCGCAGCGCGGCGCGCTGATGGCGATGCCAGGCATCGGCGCATGGACCGCCGACTACGTGCGCATGCGCGTGATCGGCGATCCGGACGTCGTGCTCACGGGCGATGTCGCGCTGCGCGCCGGTGCGGCGCGCGCGGGCATCCCGTCCGAGCCGCGCGAGCTCGCGGCCTGGGCCGCGCGCACGGCGCCGTGGCGTTCGTACCTCTCCCTTCACCTCTGGCGCCTCGCGGCGAGTCCCGCCGTCGCGACGCCCGCCCCGTCCCCGAAGGAGGCAGCATGA
- a CDS encoding carbohydrate ABC transporter permease, whose amino-acid sequence MRRALGSRIALYVVLGLGALAFLFPFCYMVIGSLQTDLDTSVRGAFPDPGNVSLDNYVAIDSRIDLVQGLINSGIFTGGVLLGTIVFGVLAGYALAVLHWRGRNAVFALALLVQVIPFQLLMIPLYVMIARDYGLSDSYLGMILPFFINSTAVVIFRQYFLQLPPDLFSAARIDGAGEFRLLWSVALPLVRPALLTAVLLTFIGPWNEFLWPFLITKQASLQPLAVSLANFMSNVAASTSNPFGAMMAGAVVLAVPAVTLFIVFQRYFTTNDLGSGVKG is encoded by the coding sequence GTGAGGCGCGCGCTCGGCAGCAGGATCGCGCTCTACGTCGTGCTGGGTCTCGGCGCGCTCGCGTTCCTGTTTCCCTTCTGCTACATGGTGATCGGGTCGCTGCAGACGGATCTCGACACCTCCGTACGGGGTGCGTTCCCGGATCCGGGCAACGTGTCGCTCGACAACTACGTCGCGATCGACAGCCGGATCGACCTCGTGCAGGGCCTGATCAACTCGGGCATCTTCACGGGCGGCGTGCTGCTGGGGACGATCGTCTTCGGCGTGCTCGCGGGGTACGCGCTCGCCGTCCTGCACTGGCGAGGTCGGAACGCGGTGTTCGCGCTGGCCCTGCTGGTGCAGGTGATCCCGTTCCAGCTGCTGATGATCCCGCTGTACGTCATGATCGCGCGCGACTACGGGCTCTCGGACTCGTACCTGGGGATGATCCTGCCGTTCTTCATCAACTCGACCGCGGTCGTGATCTTCCGGCAGTACTTCCTGCAGCTGCCGCCCGATCTGTTCTCGGCCGCGCGCATCGACGGCGCGGGGGAGTTCCGGCTGCTGTGGAGCGTCGCGCTGCCGCTCGTGCGCCCCGCGCTGCTGACGGCCGTGCTGCTGACGTTCATCGGCCCGTGGAACGAGTTCCTGTGGCCGTTCCTGATCACGAAGCAGGCGTCGCTGCAGCCGCTGGCGGTGTCGCTCGCGAACTTCATGTCGAACGTCGCGGCGTCCACGTCGAATCCGTTCGGCGCCATGATGGCCGGCGCCGTGGTGCTCGCCGTCCCGGCCGTGACCCTGTTCATCGTGTTCCAGCGGTACTTCACGACGAACGACCTCGGATCCGGAGTGAAAGGATGA
- a CDS encoding ABC transporter ATP-binding protein produces the protein MTSPSPRLSTPRALLRLLEFARPVLPRLGLGALTALAAAVISLMIPIVLEWLVGGPISTGETSAVVWGAVAVLGLALLEALMVYLRRWFVLGPATLVEYDIRRSFYNRLQHLPVSFHDRWQSGQLLSRMMQDISLIRRWMAFGLILLVVNVLTVIIGAVLLFQWHWALALTFVLSGVPLWIQGFLFEREYGTLTRLSQDQQGDLATSVEESVHGIRVLKAFGRGPHALRRFTRQAQTLRDTEMRKAGSIARIDFWLVFMPEVAFAVSLVMGIWLASIGQIGIDQLFAYFAMATILRWPIESIGFFFAFTMDARTATDRVFEVFDAHNDISDPEHPAELARPRGALTFDDVHFRYQDAGAREPDLLNGIRLEVRPGETLAIVGLTGSGKTTLTTLPTRLYDVTGGRVTIDGVDVRDLRLVDLRRIIASAFEDATLFSASVRDNVLLGRDDLDPRSPEGERVLREALAVAQAAFVDDLPEGVDTLIGEEGMSLSGGQRQRLALARAVAARPAVIVMDDPLSALDVDTEERVQHELRRVLAGTTALVVAHRPSTVALADRVALLEGGRITAVGTHQELMASSPHYRSVISSFEKEEAEERAWRSDPNPTAELDIISAQDEEGVR, from the coding sequence ATGACCAGTCCTTCTCCGCGCCTCTCGACGCCCCGCGCGCTGCTGCGCCTGCTCGAATTCGCCCGCCCCGTGCTTCCCCGACTCGGCCTCGGGGCGCTGACCGCGCTCGCCGCCGCCGTCATCTCCCTCATGATCCCGATCGTGCTGGAGTGGCTCGTGGGCGGCCCGATCTCGACCGGGGAGACCTCCGCGGTCGTGTGGGGCGCGGTCGCCGTGCTGGGGCTCGCGCTGCTCGAGGCGCTCATGGTGTATCTGCGCCGGTGGTTCGTCCTGGGGCCCGCGACGCTCGTCGAGTACGACATCCGCCGCTCGTTCTACAACCGGCTGCAGCATCTGCCGGTGTCTTTCCACGACAGGTGGCAGTCGGGGCAGCTGCTCAGCCGCATGATGCAGGACATCAGCCTCATCCGCCGGTGGATGGCGTTCGGCCTGATCCTGCTCGTGGTGAACGTGCTGACCGTGATCATCGGCGCCGTGCTGCTGTTCCAGTGGCACTGGGCGCTCGCGCTGACGTTCGTGCTGTCGGGCGTGCCCCTGTGGATCCAGGGCTTCCTGTTCGAGCGGGAGTACGGCACGCTCACGCGCCTGTCCCAGGACCAGCAGGGCGACCTTGCGACGAGCGTCGAGGAGAGCGTGCACGGAATCCGCGTGCTCAAGGCCTTCGGCCGCGGGCCGCACGCCCTGCGTCGCTTCACGCGTCAGGCCCAGACACTGCGCGACACCGAGATGCGCAAGGCCGGCTCGATCGCGCGCATCGACTTCTGGCTCGTGTTCATGCCGGAGGTCGCGTTCGCCGTGTCGCTCGTGATGGGCATCTGGCTCGCGTCGATCGGCCAGATCGGCATCGACCAGCTGTTCGCCTACTTCGCGATGGCGACCATCCTGCGCTGGCCCATCGAGTCGATCGGGTTCTTCTTCGCGTTCACGATGGATGCGCGCACCGCGACCGACCGCGTGTTCGAGGTGTTCGATGCGCACAACGACATCAGCGACCCGGAGCACCCCGCCGAGCTGGCCCGGCCGCGCGGCGCGCTCACGTTCGACGACGTGCACTTCCGCTACCAGGACGCGGGCGCGAGGGAGCCGGATCTGCTGAACGGCATCCGGCTCGAGGTGCGGCCGGGCGAGACGCTCGCGATCGTCGGGCTGACCGGATCGGGCAAGACCACGCTCACGACGCTGCCCACGCGCCTGTACGACGTCACGGGCGGGCGCGTCACGATCGACGGCGTCGACGTGCGCGACCTGCGGCTCGTCGACCTGCGCCGGATCATCGCGAGCGCGTTCGAGGACGCCACGCTGTTCTCCGCCTCCGTGCGCGACAACGTGCTGCTCGGGCGCGACGATCTCGACCCGCGCTCTCCCGAGGGCGAGCGCGTGCTGCGCGAGGCGCTCGCGGTCGCCCAGGCCGCGTTCGTCGACGACCTCCCCGAGGGCGTCGACACCCTGATCGGCGAGGAGGGAATGTCGCTGTCGGGAGGCCAGCGTCAGCGCCTCGCGCTCGCCCGCGCGGTCGCCGCACGCCCCGCCGTCATCGTGATGGACGACCCGCTGTCCGCGCTCGACGTCGACACCGAGGAGCGCGTGCAGCACGAGCTGCGCCGCGTGCTCGCCGGCACGACCGCGCTGGTGGTCGCGCACCGCCCCTCGACCGTGGCGCTCGCCGACCGGGTCGCGCTGCTCGAGGGCGGCCGGATCACGGCGGTCGGCACGCACCAGGAGCTGATGGCGTCGTCGCCGCACTACCGCTCGGTCATCTCGAGCTTCGAGAAGGAGGAGGCGGAGGAGCGCGCCTGGCGCAGCGATCCCAATCCCACCGCCGAGCTCGACATCATCAGTGCTCAGGACGAGGAGGGCGTGCGATGA
- a CDS encoding extracellular solute-binding protein has product MQRRIILAAAVAAGALTLSACSGGGGDGGGGDGGAEGRGPITIWYSNNEAEIAWGTQMVEAWNAEHPDEQIEAQEIPAGASSEEVIGAAITAGNAPCLVFNTSPAAVPQFQKQGGLVNLSEFEDGEAYITERSGELAEQYRSEDGGFYQMPWKSNPVMIFYNKALFEQAGLDPENPALSTYDEFLETARALKEADVAPYAINPAPTSEFFQSWFDFYPLYAAQTGGTQLVEDGAATFDSDDGRAVADFWATLYEEQLAGQEQYQGDAFADGHAAMAIVGPWAISVYGEDVDWGAVPVPTADGTAPEETWTFSDAKNVGMFTACENQTTAWDVLKFATSEEQDGVWLEETGQMPMRQNLTEAFADYFSENPAYEQFGDQATRTVEVPNVPNSIEIWQAFRDGYSEAVIFGETEVDQFLTDTAARIDELAAG; this is encoded by the coding sequence ATGCAACGACGCATCATCCTCGCGGCCGCGGTGGCCGCCGGCGCCCTGACCCTCTCCGCCTGCAGCGGCGGGGGCGGAGACGGCGGCGGAGGCGATGGCGGCGCGGAGGGCCGCGGCCCGATCACCATCTGGTACTCGAACAACGAGGCCGAGATCGCCTGGGGCACGCAGATGGTCGAGGCCTGGAACGCCGAGCACCCGGACGAGCAGATCGAGGCGCAGGAGATCCCCGCCGGTGCGTCCAGCGAGGAGGTCATCGGCGCCGCCATCACGGCAGGCAACGCTCCCTGCCTGGTGTTCAACACCTCGCCCGCCGCGGTGCCGCAGTTCCAGAAGCAGGGCGGCCTCGTCAACCTGTCGGAGTTCGAGGACGGCGAGGCGTACATCACCGAGCGCAGCGGCGAGCTCGCCGAGCAGTACCGCTCGGAGGACGGCGGCTTCTACCAGATGCCGTGGAAGTCGAACCCCGTGATGATCTTCTACAACAAGGCGCTGTTCGAGCAGGCGGGCCTCGACCCGGAGAACCCGGCGCTGTCCACCTACGACGAGTTCCTCGAGACGGCGCGCGCGCTGAAGGAGGCGGATGTCGCGCCGTACGCGATCAACCCCGCCCCGACCAGCGAGTTCTTCCAGTCCTGGTTCGACTTCTACCCGCTGTACGCGGCGCAGACCGGCGGAACGCAGCTCGTCGAGGACGGTGCGGCGACGTTCGACAGCGACGACGGGCGCGCGGTGGCCGACTTCTGGGCCACGCTCTACGAGGAGCAGCTCGCCGGGCAGGAGCAGTACCAGGGCGACGCGTTCGCCGACGGCCACGCCGCCATGGCGATCGTCGGGCCGTGGGCCATCTCGGTGTACGGCGAAGACGTCGACTGGGGCGCCGTGCCGGTGCCGACCGCCGACGGTACCGCCCCGGAGGAGACCTGGACGTTCAGCGACGCGAAGAACGTCGGCATGTTCACGGCGTGCGAGAACCAGACGACGGCCTGGGACGTGCTGAAGTTCGCCACCAGCGAGGAGCAGGACGGCGTCTGGCTCGAGGAGACCGGTCAGATGCCCATGCGACAGAACCTCACCGAGGCATTCGCCGACTACTTCTCCGAGAACCCGGCGTACGAGCAGTTCGGCGACCAGGCGACCCGCACCGTCGAGGTGCCGAACGTGCCGAACTCGATCGAGATCTGGCAGGCGTTCCGCGACGGATACTCCGAGGCCGTGATCTTCGGCGAGACCGAGGTCGACCAGTTCCTGACCGACACGGCGGCGCGGATCGACGAGCTGGCGGCGGGCTGA
- a CDS encoding methylated-DNA--[protein]-cysteine S-methyltransferase → MTATVQTVDTADGAFTLVTDADGSVLASGWTADVDAMLSRIHPSLRPEDVHVGDTAAADAVRGYYDGDLAAIDAVPVRQRGTELQLAGWSALRRVAPGAPLTYTGFAAALGSPRAVRAAASICARNAPALFVPCHRVLRGDGSLGGFAWGLDVKRALLAREGGETLL, encoded by the coding sequence ATGACCGCCACCGTCCAGACCGTCGACACCGCCGACGGCGCGTTCACGCTCGTGACTGACGCGGACGGCTCCGTGCTCGCCTCCGGCTGGACGGCGGACGTCGACGCCATGCTGAGCCGGATCCATCCGAGCCTGCGTCCGGAGGACGTTCACGTCGGCGACACGGCGGCGGCCGATGCCGTGCGCGGGTACTACGACGGCGACCTGGCGGCGATCGACGCCGTGCCCGTGCGGCAGCGCGGCACCGAGCTGCAGCTCGCGGGCTGGAGCGCCCTGCGCCGCGTGGCGCCGGGTGCTCCGCTGACCTACACGGGCTTCGCGGCCGCGCTCGGATCGCCGCGCGCCGTGCGGGCCGCGGCGTCGATCTGCGCGCGCAACGCTCCGGCGCTGTTCGTGCCGTGCCACCGCGTGCTGCGCGGCGACGGCTCGCTCGGCGGCTTCGCGTGGGGCCTCGACGTCAAGCGCGCGCTGCTGGCGCGCGAGGGCGGCGAGACGCTGCTCTGA
- a CDS encoding ABC transporter ATP-binding protein yields MTASVHGTAGEDRSDYTREESRAIRRRSLRLLWSLLSPMRAQVILVGIVVVAQTAVRVLGPVLLGLGLNEALPAVLERADWGPAWLVGGAYVATAIGGAALLAWYDILAARVTQNVLLDLRTRVFRHTQLLSLEFHETYTSGRIISRQTSDLDTIRELLNGGLTQLVNGVLYGAFTFIALMIVDWQSGLVLVAAGVPLAMLMRWFYVASQRTYRDSRVVSARVIVKFVETMTGIRAGKAFRTEPRNEAEFGGLAMDYRDVNMRSIRLFGTFEPALMAISAFSIGMVVLWGGLRITWGEFSVGFLLTAVLYVRNFFTPLQEVAMFLNSFQAASAALEKVSGVLEENPTVPDPTKPVELPHARGHIRFDDVTFAYGSGRTILPEFSLDIPAGQTVALVGTTGAGKSTLAKLVSRFYDPSKGSVTLDGVDLRKLHPRDLRRAIVMVTQEAYLFSGTVADNIALGRPDATFEEIQDAARAVGADAFIRSLPDGYHTDVNKRGGRVSAGQRQLISFARAFLADPAVLILDEATASLDIPSERAIQGALQTLLADRTAIIIAHRLSTVAIADRVLVMEHGTVIEDDTPAALIAGSGKFAQLHAAWRESLV; encoded by the coding sequence ATGACGGCCAGTGTGCACGGGACCGCGGGCGAGGACCGCTCCGACTACACGCGCGAGGAGAGCCGCGCCATCCGCCGCCGCTCGCTGAGGCTGCTGTGGTCGCTGCTGTCGCCCATGCGCGCGCAGGTGATCCTGGTCGGCATCGTGGTGGTCGCGCAGACCGCCGTCCGCGTGCTGGGCCCGGTCCTGCTCGGTCTCGGTCTGAACGAGGCGCTGCCCGCCGTGCTGGAGCGCGCCGACTGGGGCCCCGCGTGGCTCGTGGGCGGGGCGTACGTGGCGACCGCGATCGGCGGCGCGGCGCTGCTCGCCTGGTACGACATCCTCGCGGCGCGCGTGACCCAGAACGTGCTGCTCGACCTGCGCACCCGCGTGTTCCGGCACACGCAGCTGCTGAGCCTCGAGTTCCACGAGACCTACACGTCGGGCCGGATCATCTCGCGCCAGACGAGCGACCTCGACACGATCCGCGAGCTGCTCAACGGCGGCCTCACGCAGCTCGTGAACGGCGTGCTGTACGGCGCGTTCACCTTCATCGCGCTCATGATCGTCGACTGGCAGTCGGGGCTCGTGCTCGTCGCGGCCGGCGTCCCCCTCGCGATGCTGATGCGCTGGTTCTATGTGGCGTCGCAGCGCACGTACCGCGACTCGCGCGTGGTGAGCGCACGCGTGATCGTGAAGTTCGTCGAGACCATGACGGGCATCCGGGCCGGCAAGGCGTTCCGCACGGAGCCGCGCAACGAGGCCGAGTTCGGCGGCCTGGCGATGGACTACCGCGACGTCAACATGCGCTCGATCCGGCTGTTCGGCACGTTCGAGCCCGCGCTCATGGCGATCTCGGCGTTCTCGATCGGCATGGTCGTGCTGTGGGGCGGGCTCCGCATCACGTGGGGCGAGTTCTCGGTCGGATTCCTGCTGACCGCCGTGCTGTACGTGCGCAACTTCTTCACGCCGCTGCAGGAGGTGGCGATGTTCCTGAACTCGTTCCAGGCGGCATCCGCGGCGCTCGAGAAGGTCTCCGGCGTGCTCGAGGAGAACCCGACCGTGCCCGATCCGACGAAGCCGGTCGAGCTGCCGCACGCGCGCGGCCACATCCGCTTCGACGACGTCACGTTCGCGTACGGCTCGGGCCGGACGATCCTGCCCGAGTTCTCGCTGGACATCCCCGCCGGTCAGACCGTCGCGCTCGTCGGCACGACCGGCGCGGGCAAGTCGACGCTCGCGAAGCTGGTCTCGCGCTTCTACGACCCGAGCAAGGGCAGCGTGACGCTGGACGGCGTCGACCTGCGGAAGCTGCACCCGCGCGACCTGCGCCGCGCGATCGTGATGGTCACGCAGGAGGCGTATCTGTTCAGCGGCACGGTCGCCGACAACATCGCGCTCGGCCGGCCGGACGCGACGTTCGAGGAGATCCAGGATGCGGCCCGCGCCGTGGGCGCCGACGCCTTCATCCGGAGCCTGCCCGACGGGTACCACACCGACGTCAACAAGCGCGGCGGTCGCGTGTCGGCGGGACAGCGTCAGCTGATCTCGTTCGCGCGCGCGTTCCTCGCCGACCCGGCGGTGCTGATCCTGGACGAGGCGACGGCCTCGCTCGACATCCCGTCCGAGCGCGCGATCCAGGGGGCTCTGCAGACGCTGCTGGCCGACCGCACGGCGATCATCATCGCGCACCGCCTCTCGACGGTCGCGATCGCCGACCGCGTGCTCGTAATGGAGCACGGCACGGTCATCGAGGACGACACTCCTGCCGCGCTGATCGCGGGCAGCGGCAAGTTCGCGCAGCTGCATGCCGCCTGGCGCGAGTCGCTCGTCTGA